Proteins found in one Mercenaria mercenaria strain notata unplaced genomic scaffold, MADL_Memer_1 contig_5097, whole genome shotgun sequence genomic segment:
- the LOC128554531 gene encoding anhydro-N-acetylmuramic acid kinase-like — MATFVGIGCMSGSSLDGLDICCVEFTGDVCSDLWGYRILTAETVPYTTEWTDRLRDAAKLSGADLIKLHVDYGQFVGRTVSEFIEKNNLANVQFISSHGHSVFHQPTDGFTFQLGDGQTTSTHLTVPYVCDFRSKDVCLGGQGAPLVPCGERFLFTNNEMCVNLGGIANIGIKGHSGYDVSTCNIVLNRLASQINGKFLFDKDGQLARSGRVVSEVLEKLNDLSYFGQPPPKSLWKDYIEKEIYPLLNREQYKIEDLLRTCTEHVALKVAEACIDAKELMPDTVNTPSVLFTGGGALNKFLIELIIEKLDGQGFEVEQADEDTINFKEALIFAFLGLRCLLGEENVFREITGSSSDTISGSIHRPLPVGTVKPISLLSAR; from the exons ATGGCGACATTTGTCGGGATAGGTTGTATGTCTGGATCATCCCTAGATGGTTTGGATATTTGCTGCGTTGAGTTCACGGGTGACGTCTGCTCCGATTTGTGGGGCTATCGTATTCTGACTGCCGAGACTGTACCATATACCACAGAGTGGACTGACAGGCTTAGAGATGCTGCAAAACTTTCAGGCGCGGATCTTATTAAACTACACGTGGACTACGGGCAGTTTGTTGGGCGAACTGTTTCAGAATTTATAGAAAAGAACAATTTGGCGAACGTTCAGTTTATTTCATCACACGGACATTCAGTTTTCCACCAGCCTACTGACGGATTTACTTTTCAACTTGGTGATGGGCAGACGACATCAACGCATCTTACAGTTCCATATGTCTGCGACTTCCGATCCAAAGATGTTTGTCTTGGTGGTCAAGGGGCACCACTTGTCCCGTGCGGAGAACGTTTCTTATTTACAAACAATGAGATGTGTGTCAATTTAGGAGGAATAGCTAATATCGGTATCAAAGGACACAGCGGTTACGACGTTTCCACGTGCAATATCGTGCTGAACCGTCTTGCTTCGCAGATAAATGGCAAATTCCTTTTTGACAAAGACGGTCAGCTAGCACGGAGTGGAAGAGTTGTCAGTGAAGTACTTGAAAAACTGAATGACTTGTCATATTTCGGACAGCCGCCTCCAAAATCTCTGTGGAAAGATtacattgaaaaagaaatatatccgcTTTTAAAT AGGGAGCAGTACAAAATAGAAGATTTGTTGCGCACATGCACAGAACACGTGGCATTAAAGGTTGCGGAAGCATGCATTGATGCCAAAGAGCTAATGCCCGACACCGTCAATACCCCTAGCGTTCTTTTTACCGGGGGAGGGGCGCTGAATAAATTCCTTATTGAATTAATCATAGAAAAATTGGACGGTCAAGGGTTTGAAGTGGAACAAGCAGATGAGGATACGATCAATTTCAAAGAGGCGTTGATTTTCGCTTTCCTGGGATTAAGGTGCTTGCTTGGCGAGGAAAATGTATTCCGAGAAATAACAGGTTCATCAAGTGATACAATTTCCGGCAGTATTCATAGACCGCTGCCAGTTGGCACTGTCAAACCGATCAGTCTGTTGAGTGCGAGATAA